ACAATGCCTCAATCCAACATGGTTCATCAAATTAAAGACTATACAAACAAGTAGTCCTAGAAGGTAGCACAAAGGAACTAACCTCAAACTGAGATCTCTCTTCCTTCAACATGTTTTCAATTTCAGAAAATTTCTTAATTGATCCTTGAAGATTTAGCACTGTTCCAACATGAGACTCTACTGCCTTCAGAGCTTTTTCTACCTCAACAAACATCATAATCCCTTTCAAGTACACCTGGTTTAAGCAATAAAAGAACTCCTAGGTCAATACGAACAATACCACATGCAGAGTACATGTACAGCCAAATATATAAAAGCATGGGTACATAAAAACAGGATGGAACACTTGTAAGAGCACATACATCATTGAACTCCTGCTTAAGAAATTCTCCTTTGATGGAACTGCTAAATTCTAGCTTCTTGGGAGGAAGAAACGCGGAATAAGTAGTAACAGTAGAGTACTTGAACATTGCAACCATTCTCCCTAATCTGCACATGTTTACAGATGACATGAATATCTTCAGAGAGGACAGAAACAGCAATAacatatccagtgaaatccacaaagtggggtctggggagggtagagtctATGCAGgccttacccctacctcttgGAGGTAGAGAAGCTGTTTCCAATCTTCAGAGAGGACAGAGAATATAATAAAAATCCTCTCATGCCCCAGCATGGCTATTTAACTCATAGGAAACAGCTTTGATGATTAATACAAAAAGTAATAGCCACTGGATACAAATGTATAAAAATAGCAAAGTAGTTCAACAAAGAACTGAAATTAGAACTATGTTAAGCGTTCATACCCAAAGAAGTAGAGGAAATCCTTATCAAAGGAGTGACCACATGCAGACAGTCCACTAAAGAAAGAGGAATTTGAGAAACTGAGCTCCAAAAATTTTCCAAAAGAAAATCCACGGGAGCCAGTAGATATTAACACTCTTTTAGTGGATAACGAGCTTCCATTCTGGGATTTGCATTTACAGCAACGACTCCACATCCAAAGTTTGCCTTCATGTTCACCTCGCAGGCCCTTGTCCACGGGAAGACACCGGACTTGAATCGTAAGGAGCTTGTTGTGATGTGCATAATGAAAAATGTGAGCTTCAGGGGATTCACCACACGTCTTGCATTCCTTCTGCACAACAGAGCTTCTTATAAACACAAGCAAATGTTGCCAGGTAGAGAAAAGACACAATTGATGCAACAAAAAAATGTCCCTTCAGCGACGTctttctcataaagacacaatgAGTAAATTCTATCGGATATGTTTAGATTAGTAAAGCCACATCAAGTGATGTACTCTGCAAATGAGTGATATCATTCTAACAGATTTGGTGAATTTAACTGAAAGGACCTTCATGCAAAGAAAGAGTTTCAAGTGGAGAAATTTGAGTATATGCACCTTGTTTAGCAAATTATCCTGCAAAAACTTTTCAAGGGGAATATCAAAATCTTGATAGAACTTGATCCGAGAAAAATGACTATGCTCACACATAGTCCCTTTTGAAGCATTCCGACAGGACATCAGAACCAAAATACTCTCAGAATCCAACAACGATGCCACATTTTCCTTAATATGTTCTTGGTCTTCAAGGTTTTCACCAGATCCCTCTAATTCTAAAGATTCTACCTGGCTCACAAGTGGAGTATGGTGTTGCTCCTTTTCAGGGGCCTCCACGTCATCAGAACTTGCCTTTTGTTCTGCATCACTGTGTATTAAATCAGGCACATTAGAAACTTGAACATCCGCTTCCACCTGATCATCTTTCGTGGTTCCGTTAAGACTGAGATATGAGGACATGGATTGATGAGAGGCGGAGAAGAGAGGAAATTTATCCCCCATAATCCTTCTGACAGAGGATGAGATAGATGATAATCCAGAGAGAACGACTGGGTTGTATGGCTCATATTGTAGAGATTCGCGTTCTGCGTCTAACTTATGACTTATTTCTTCATGGAAGCCATTGGATATTGGAATATCAACTGTACCAGATAAACTGGTTTCACCGACATGCTCCTCAGCATTAGAGATAATTCCATGCTCATCACTAACAGATGGTGTTTCATTACCAAGTGTTAGATTCACCTCCTGGCAAAGCGGAAGAGTTGAGAACATTGCTTTTTGATCCAGAAGGAACGAAGTCTCTAGGATCAAATTGTATGCCACGATGATCGCATCTTTGACTACATGTTTAATCTTCTTCAATTCGTCATTATTCGATCCCATTAACAAAATCTGCACAAAAAATTAACATTCAGTGGAGAACAACTAAATACCTCTGAATGTACTGGAGAAGGGATAAGCAGTGCTTTAAATTGTGGGGGCATGCGGAGCGTTTTACTTAGCACGGGGCAAGGCGTAAGCCCAATggatctttaatttttaatttttaacataGTGAAATAGTATAATAacacaaaaattataaaaaaatatattaataattttataaatttaaaacatGATTAAAGAAACTCATAGAAAAAAACTTCTAACAACATTTTACAAGTAGAAATAACGCAATCATATAAAAGCTATTACAAGATGCAAATCAACTCTAACATCTTAACTTTCAAACAATAAAAGAATCAcaatttcttaaaatatattacTATTATACTATGCAATTTACCTccctaaaaaaataatcaataaacTATTTACTATTATACTTAAAACATCACTCCTTCATGAATAAAGGCAAAATActttcaaataataaaatatgataattttgagaCATAGGACAAAAACATGAAGACCAATGACAAGTGAATATGTAACATTAGGCtatgtattttaaaaagaaatattaagtGATATTCACCCTCATGGCTTTCTCAAATAGTAAATAAGCAATAATAAGACTTGTTATTTGAGTTATTctcaattttcttatttctatagatgaaaaaaaaactacaaagCAACATTCATTTATTAAGGAATTATGAAGATCAACAGTGTTGACTAAGGAATTTGACACATAATTTGTGTAAGAATTGTCAGGGGGAGCCCCGAGCGTTGGGCGCGTTTAGGGTGTAAGCCTGGCAGAATTAAGCCCAAAATGTGAGCAACGAGGCGTTTTTCCAGTGCCCCTCCCTGGGGCTAGCCACAAGGTGAGTCCCAAAACTTCCTTCTAAAACATTGGGGATAAGGAAACACCGTAGACAATCCATGGGACGTGAATAGGCTAATTCAGCAGCATTTTGTCCAATTGCTCGTGGAACCAATTTATCATTGCTATCGATGCTCTTATGGGTTAGTCATACAGGCAGAACCAGATAAAGGTAACTCCATATTCAATAGAAAAATCACTTAGCTAAGAAATAACTTCACAAGTAGTGTTATAATTTCAAAATCTTCTGAAAATTTGTAAATTAAGAAATAGTTTGAAGTTTTACTCAACAAGATATAGAGGAAAGTAAAGCATCAGTCAAAATCTGGCATCAAACGGGGACTCATAAATGTAATTGCTTGTAACAGCTCCAGCAATTGTTGAGTGTTTATGTGCACAAAGTGTTACTACAAAAGAAATACAATGATGTAATAAACTGTCTTTAATTCTTCGAATAGTCACAAACTCCAAAGTGAAATTCAAAATTCTTGGTTATCAGTGCATAATCACCTCCTTCAAAATGCACGCTAATCTTATAAAAGTAATCTATTTTAAGACTTAGATGATAACAAATTATTCTAGTTACACAAGCTTATTATGATAAACCAATTTTTTTGGTTACACAATCTCTGTGTCTATCTTGTATATGACAAGTGatcaatcatttctttaaaTAAGTTATGCCATGTCATCAATCTCAAGATAGCTGTAACAAGGAATTTGACAATATGGCTAATGAGCACAACAGAGCGAAGGTTTGAAAGGTTCACAATGCAATATCTTATACTTTTTGTAGGGCACTGGAGAAAGATAGATCCTATTCCAACTTATATTTTTCATAAGCAACCTAACAGATTGTCACATGAACCAACTACCAGTAACACCTTAGATAACATCAATGGAAAAAAAACAGACAATAAGCAAACACACTCACTGTACATCCCAGACGAGTAGGACAGCCCTCAATAAACATCAATGTTTTGCTAGGCTTTTTACCAGCATCTCCAGAAGCAGAATGTTCTTCAACAAACTTTTCGAAATGAAAGGAATCACACTGCCTGAGCTTTCGGCTAACCAATATATCAGCAGATAATGAACCTGTGCAACGAGCAACTTTCTCCAAGCGATGTTGTTTCATATCAAAGACTAAGGTGACTCCTTTCTTCAAAATAGACTCCTGTATGTCACGAGAAACAGCATTCTCCACTAAAACTACATTCGGTTGGTACCTTTCTATCATATCGAGGATAGATTTCACACTATCTTTCTCCTGTTatcataaataaacaaaaacagACAATCACTAGTCAAAGAATACGCTCATTTTGATAATGTGGCACACCTGCGAATTTGTTGTTTACCTTTTGCACGGACTCCTCGAATGATGACAACTCACTTTTTCTGGAGAGACCTAGTGCACCCTGGATCAACAGCAACCTAGGTTTATCGTACTTGGTTGGCATGTGCTTGTGCGCCGCATGCTTTTTAAAGACCAAGCCTCTGACAAAACGACTACAAAACACAAAGATATACAGTAAGCCTGGAGAATTTAGTGGTCCATCCATCCCAAAGTGTTAGTCTGAACAAGCACATAAGTTGTAAATTTTATAATCAGATGGCATGATACAGTGAGTGGACCCTGAATTAGACTTAAAGCTACTGTTTGATAAGACTGCAAGAGTCTACAAGAACAAAAAAAGGGTTATAAACTTACTAGTTGATAAGTGATACGTGTAAGACCTTACAAGAATTATGACTTTTGAAGAAGAACTATcactcaaaagaaaaaaaaatgaatggtGGGTAAAAAAGAGGTTCCCAATTAAAACCTCTTCGGGCCATTCAACCGAGGAGACAATCTTTTTGTGATTGACAAAGTAACTAAAATTGAAAGAATTACTCAAAGACAGATTAGACATCAAATCTGCCCGTTCCGATCAGCATTGATCTCCTTTTATTTTGTTTGGCTATCTTATCGCACTCCtctaattttcttttcttttattgttttatttatattgttattgttcaattttattatGATATTCCCCAAACCCcccttgtgggattacactgggtatattgttattgttattattttcattaaagtTGTGACATTATTAtaatcatcatatcattgaatGCATCATTTttactgttgttgttgttgtaacttGTAGCTATTTAAAAAAGTAGAAGAAAAACTGAAAGATAATCTAAAAAGAAGGTAAAAGAATCAAAACAACAAGCCCAAAGCAGAACAAAGTAAAGAAAACCCAAACAAGAAGAGAACACTGGGGTCAAGTCTGGCTGTCAAAGGTAAGAAGGTAGCCAAACTAGGAAAGGCCATGACAGTCTAAAGGACAAGAAAATGACTTAATCCAAGGCATAAACAGAAGCCAAGGTCGATGCTCAGTTTGATAGAATCCAGAAGGTTAGAGAGGGATTAAATTTGGATCATTTGATTACACAAAAATAATCATCGCTATCAGATCAAGAGTTGATCTGCAGCCATGAATGAGGCTCTTGCTTCCTCGAAGTCCTATGGGTGAGAAAGTTAACATTTGCCTTCGCACACAGCCCAAATTATGGGTGTAACTATACTCAGACAAATACTAAAGAAATTGACATTTGTGCAGGAACTCCTCATGTCCCTCACTCCTTCATGTCGTCCTTGAAGGATAGCACATTTACCTATGCCCCTTGGATGCTGCTATATGGTGTCCATATTCAACCTGTCTGCTTCTTCCCTTTCTTGCTTTATTGTAACCTACTCTGGATAAACATATTCCCGACTCCAGTGTATTTACATTACCCAATGCATGCTAATATCCAATTTGTACAAAACTAGGGGTGTCAAATAGGCGGGTTGGGCTGCATTAGGCGGGTCAAAATGGACACGTTATTGACCCGCCCAAAAGTTACTTGGGCTGAAATGAGTTGGTTTGAAATGGGCTAAAAAGCGGGTCATAACCCAACCCACCCAATTCTTACTAAgttatactccctccgtttccaAAAGAATGATctagtttgacttgacacgaaatttaagaaaataaaaaaacttttcAATCTTGTGGTCCTATATTAAAGTTATGttaaatgtaccaaaatgccctttaatCTTATGGCCTTAAACATGTCACCTGGAAAGCTGGAACTAAAGTGTTgttaaaaaaggaaaagggtcattctttttgaaatagactaaaaaggaaagtaggtcattctttttgaaacggagggagAAGTTTCTTTGTttgttcttttataattttctagtacctaatgaaattatttctttattattatggATAACgcctcccttgttcttctctcttaagccgagggtctttcgaaaacagccgccctaccttttaaggtgggggttaggtctgcgtacactctaccctccccagaccccacatggtgggatcacactgggtttgttgttgttgttgtattatggCTAACCCAGATCTGTTAGAATACCGATTATGGTTGTAAACTGTTGAGCTGGGATGGGTAGCCTGATCTTTGGCCGATCACGCAGTTAACTAAAAAAGCAGTAGAGTCTCGGTTTGAAAACTCAATTGGGAGTATTAAAGAACCTAGGTAAGCTAACCTCAGGCTTCTCACTTAATCAAGGAACCTAGAAATGAAGAAGTTCGAGCTTCTGAGACAAAAAACAATTAGAGAATTACAATCTTAAGTAAAAGCTAATTGGTTTAGACTTTAGTTTTAGGTTTGACTGCCGAGACGAGGCTTACGCCCGATGTTTCAAAAACATAGGACACGATGTTAATCACTTGTCATCTCATCTGTAGCAAAGCATATAGGTTAGAGCACTGGATGAGTCGCATTCAATCGGATGAAAGAGTTAAATAAAACTTAGGCCCAAAACATAATTAATTGGGAGGTGCTGAACTTCAAAATCTAATCCCACTTAGTAAACAACCAAGGCCAACTTGAGTCTAAGAAAACGCTAAAAATGCTCAGTTGAAGTTTTGGATAGAACTTAAACTGCCTATCACTGAAATGTAATACTGTGCATGATTCGGATGAATGATATCTAATCTTTTGCTATTTGAATCTGACTGTCCAATGATAGGTATGGTAATTTAAAGGATAGTTTTACTAATTTGGTACAATTGCGGGTTCAAGTTTCAATCCAGAATGAATAGGATTATTTACAGTTACCTGAAAGTTATGATAATCAAAACACTTGTTTGTAATTATTAGTTAAAATTCAATTCTCTCTATCCATTCAATATGGTTGTAACAGTTAGGCCCTTACTTTCGCTTTTGTATGAATGCCCTAACTAAAACTTGGAAGATTAACTTAAATTGGGTAGATCAGTTGATATGGAGTACAGTGTTGTGTCTAACATCTTTTTTTATCCACATGAACCTCCTAAAGCAAACTCTTTTTTCACAAACAAATGGAGTCAAGCAATTCAAAAGGTGTTATTTTCAAACTAAGTCATGATTACAGAATAAATTTGGTTCAGAATCCTAACTAACTTAATCAATTCAAATCATTCTCTGTTTTAGGGTAAGTCCAGACTTGGAAACCCTTTTGAAGTCAAATTGTTACAATGCCGTTATACCTCTAATTTCAGAATTTCAAAACAGTGTTTAATCGGCAATAGTGGACATTAATGAAAGCATGGCAGAGGAAACCACATAAAAAGGAGAATTGCTGAATACACATTACCTAATATCTAATTTGCCTAGAATTGTGAATGAATGAGAAAGGAGAAATACAACAGTGTTGAGGAAATGGTGGTTACAGTGATACCTTTGGCTGCGAGAACCAGTTGAAATGCATTTTATCTTCACATATTCAATAGGATTCATCTTTCCTTCTGCAGAATCAGGCTTCACAAAAGAAGCAGCCTCCCATGACAAGGAAGTGATTATATCAACCCAATTATCACCTTCTTTCACCGAAGTGGCAACACCAAAAGATTTAAGGTGGTCACTAACAAAGGCCTTAAGCTTCCCATTCATTACTTCTTGTAATACCTTTTGCCTTTCCTCTTTAAACTTGTAACTACCAAAGTCTTCTTCACCAAAGCTGATTAAAGAAGCTGTACTACCCCATTTCTGACCATCACCACATTcgtcgtcatcatcatcataattagCCACACTGTCTTCAATATCATCATCATGGTCTTCTGGTTGTGGGGGCAGCCAGAACTGGGCATCAAATTCATCATTACAAGAAATTCCagcttcatcatcatcatatctttCATTTCTACTATCTTTGGGTTCCTCAGAATTACCAGTTCTCGTTTGTTCTGCATCCCTTCCAATAGCAGAACTAGAATCCTCTTGACTGCTGTCTGTATTACATTCATCAACATATACCCTGATAATAAAGCCAAAAGGGGAACCAAGTCTAAATAAATCGGCTTTTTCATTATTCAAACTAGAACAATTAGCGCCTTTATTTAACCTCCACCTAAGAAGAGTATTGATATAACTAATTACAACTAACCTCACATCTGAACTTGCATCAACAGAAAATTCACCTGAAAGGTCACAGAATAGGGCTTAAGGGGCATGGTAAATGTAACTAGCATGTCAAAGTATGAGATAAAGAAAGCAGAGCATACTGCAACATGAGCCAGAGCTGTTTATGCTTGGTAATGAAGCAGCTGGATTGATCATCGAAATTGCATTATCTGGCATTTCACCACATAATTGGCGCATTTGTACAGAATCCCTGCCATTAAACTTTAAGGAATTTCCACTTTCCAGCTTCTCCATGCTTCCACTTGACTTTGTTGATTGAGCACCGCAGTATTGACACAAATTAGATTGGATGCTAGGAAGATCTTAAACCTGCAAACTTACAACAGCCGAGACAATAATGTGAGcaatttaaacaaaaaaaaagagagccATCCTCTCAACAACAAAGATTTATATGACGCAACAACCTAAAACTTTCATATGAAGACAGCCAAGTCTATGAGAAAATCTTAATGACTTCATGTTGGCATATTCCCATAACCAAGTATGTAGTTCTTTACGAAGCTATCTCTACGAATTTTTGCATTGGCCATTTTCCCAGAAAAATGCACCTTTGAATGTCCAGGCTTATAAAGTATAGAGAAGAAACATACCAAAGAAGGATTTGTGAGTGTTAGAAATGATTTCTTTTTGGTGATGTAATTTCTAAATACCACCAGGGTGTTATAAACAGGGAGGAGCCTGAGACCAAGGTACGAATTCGGCCAAACCCAGTAACTTTGGTCTAAACTCATGTATTTTTCTAAAGAAATCCATTTAATAGGTACAAATTATTACTTTAGAGCACAATAACTTAAAAGGGATAGAATCTTGcatccataaacttcaaatcatgACTCCGCTTCTggttataaatgataataagtGCGTGGAGAACTTCCCACATACCAGATTCCACCATGCGTATCCACCCACCATGAATGAAACACTATCGCATGGTTTTCTTTCCTGCCACCTACAAAAGCTTTGCACACACCTCCTCACTGTTCCAGTTACATATCATCCATTAATACACTCCCTTTTGCACCCGATTACCACTAACCTTTTATCATGTGTGTTCTCTTGTCTTGGagttttattagaaaaataaaatttttatttccaCGTTGTTAGCACATGCTTGTAATGGGCAAGCATCCTTTTCAACTGCCAATTGCCAAGGATTGAACTAGTTTCATGGTAAATCACAATCATATTTGAACTTAAGATGATCAATAAAACCATTACCATATATGTTTTTGACACTCTGTATGCTCTGTATGGAGTTATTCCAAAACCTTCCAACTTTTCTAAATTGTGTGACAACGAGAAGTTACAGAAGATTTGTGGTGGGGGTACTTAATTGGTTTCAATAACCAAATTCCATAATGAGTACTGCTTTACCACTCCAGCTCTGCCGAATACTCTGATTTTTTCTCCACGGCGATAAGGGGCTAAAAGATCTACTACATTAATAGGCATTGCAACAAAcaggttttgcaaaatgaagATATGGGTCGGAGAGGGTACTTTAGAAGCTAAGTTTCAAATGCTAAATAGGCATCAGTAGACAACTTATGAAAAAACAATTCAGAATTCCAGAAAATAAAATTGGAAAAGTGAAACCGTTTATGggaaaatatgaagaaattaaATTAGTTGTCCAAAACCAAACACACTCAACAGTTTAAGATGTCCTAAAAACAAATATAACCACTAAGAAACAAGAATACATTCACAACTGTAATACAGTGATATATATATGCCATAAAAATAATGAATCGACAGAAACAAAACATTTTAACATGACAATTTGGTATTCTCACAACAATGCCAATTAGCCGCAAACAGGATAACAGTTgtattcttcttcattttccttttttcccCATGATAAGTAGGAGCACAGTTACTGTAATTATTTCTGTCATTTGGCACAAACCTCTATGCCAATATCCATGAATTAAACAGTATGAAAATAAATCGGGATTTGACATCCGAAACGcctcaaaaaaagaaagaaagaaaaaaacattctcacattacaagaaAGACAAATATTTCCTTGACTAAGATAGGGGAGATAGCTTAAGATAAAAAGGACACAAAAGAATACGCATAAGAAAGTTAAAAAGAAACGCTCTGCACTACCCAGTCATATAAATGCCAAGCAGCCCGAATGCTGCACCCTAGATGGCGAAAGTCCAGTAGCCAAAAGCATCACTAGCTTAGCTCTGACCCAAGTATCATGGGGCACGTGGAATCCTGGACAGCCTCCCATGAAAAGCTAACAAACTTAAAAACTATGCTGGATTTTCAAATATCAACACTTGTTCATGAATCACTGATTGACAGAAGAACAAGTTGGGGTCGGCTATATGAAACAAAGACAAGATTAATTTTCTATGTAGCAAAACTTGTACACAATTCCGAAGATTCAAACAAGTCGCGAACATCACAGAAATCACAAATTTGCAATGCCATAGccaaaaattgaaaattctCAAAGACAAAAGGAAAATTCCAATCTGATCAACATGATAAAATCTTTCAAAATCATCCTTTAAAAGgctaaaaataacataaaagacCCTAATAAAATGAAGATAACAAGATTATTAAACTTCAAAAAACAATAAACATTAAACAATCAGCAAAACAGAAAGAAAAAGATTTGAACTTTACATCAACTTACAGTAAAAAGAAGCAAATTAAGATACCGTCCAAATCAATCAGGAGCATATCTTAAATCAACCCTCCGGCCAAAAACCCAGTAAGTATTTCCCAATTGGGTATCCAAAAAATGGAAAATCttgctggaaaattaaagaaacttcaggagagagagagagagagagagagagagagagagagagagaggacaTTTAAATGAATTAAGGAAGACAAGAATGAAAGATGTTGGAAAACTATCTTTTTTTGGTCTAAGTGGGACCCACTAGGTGTTCAATTTTCTTTTGCCTCAATTTGGAGGTGACATAATACCAAAGTTTCAAAATAATGTTCATGAataagaaaagtaaaaaaatatataaaattatattgtacTCCTAGTTgttattttttagattttcaaatttttcaaaaaattcaagagGCAAAAGATGAATACACACATAGAATACAGTGCATAAAAAAATGATCTTTCTTTTCAATAGTACAGATATGGATCTATGAACGAATTTGTTTGGCTTCTCGGAGATTTTTTGCCTTTATTGTCATTCTATTACCGTGAGATATTCTATTGGTTCTTCTTTAGTTGTCATCTGTTTTTTTAGagttaatttgattaatttttaaaattaatttagattgcactaatttaatattttaaaataaaaatttagatatttaaaaattatataaaaatactataaattacaattgttttatattaatatgataaaaaatatatcttaaaacgttaatcaaagttcatatcatttGACTctctgaaaaaaatattatgacaaCTAACAATAAACCGAACTATAgtcttttataaatttatttctaattttatatttttttataagtttttttatttttacatataaaaaatataaaaaaagtttttgttCTTCAATTAATAAGCGGTCATAAGAAATCATCTCTACCATAAATTGTTTGGCTTTTTCCCCCTAAACgacttcttttttaaaaaaaattgttctcttaaatatttttttcaataattgAAAAAACTTCAAAAGTAGATGCAAAATGGGCCACTCTTTTATCTTTACTAGTTAAGAAAATTTCGTGTTGTTGCGCACGGATCTAATATTTgtttacaaatttattttttaaatggtattagttaaataatattaaattat
This region of Solanum dulcamara chromosome 9, daSolDulc1.2, whole genome shotgun sequence genomic DNA includes:
- the LOC129902218 gene encoding putative 1-phosphatidylinositol-3-phosphate 5-kinase FAB1D, with protein sequence MEKLESGNSLKFNGRDSVQMRQLCGEMPDNAISMINPAASLPSINSSGSCCSEFSVDASSDVRVYVDECNTDSSQEDSSSAIGRDAEQTRTGNSEEPKDSRNERYDDDEAGISCNDEFDAQFWLPPQPEDHDDDIEDSVANYDDDDDECGDGQKWGSTASLISFGEEDFGSYKFKEERQKVLQEVMNGKLKAFVSDHLKSFGVATSVKEGDNWVDIITSLSWEAASFVKPDSAEGKMNPIEYVKIKCISTGSRSQSRFVRGLVFKKHAAHKHMPTKYDKPRLLLIQGALGLSRKSELSSFEESVQKEKDSVKSILDMIERYQPNVVLVENAVSRDIQESILKKGVTLVFDMKQHRLEKVARCTGSLSADILVSRKLRQCDSFHFEKFVEEHSASGDAGKKPSKTLMFIEGCPTRLGCTILLMGSNNDELKKIKHVVKDAIIVAYNLILETSFLLDQKAMFSTLPLCQEVNLTLGNETPSVSDEHGIISNAEEHVGETSLSGTVDIPISNGFHEEISHKLDAERESLQYEPYNPVVLSGLSSISSSVRRIMGDKFPLFSASHQSMSSYLSLNGTTKDDQVEADVQVSNVPDLIHSDAEQKASSDDVEAPEKEQHHTPLVSQVESLELEGSGENLEDQEHIKENVASLLDSESILVLMSCRNASKGTMCEHSHFSRIKFYQDFDIPLEKFLQDNLLNKKECKTCGESPEAHIFHYAHHNKLLTIQVRCLPVDKGLRGEHEGKLWMWSRCCKCKSQNGSSLSTKRVLISTGSRGFSFGKFLELSFSNSSFFSGLSACGHSFDKDFLYFFGLGRMVAMFKYSTVTTYSAFLPPKKLEFSSSIKGEFLKQEFNDVYLKGIMMFVEVEKALKAVESHVGTVLNLQGSIKKFSEIENMLKEERSQFEVDVQNAIKDGIQDVMVYKLLSLNRIRLDLLLESCVWDRRLHSLLSSYYVDGDSKAINPKQSTLPDIEPIGHKEQQGKCSIEGDANGAEENKGGGDKALEDCHDLNIEFAADSSAEENNGTETIKESCGEYLNHNCDVKLNLVSTKENGSLIVEIPVEASVGGFREQNGSLNSSAFTEVTELSTAAKTTGNGSSIEDPVVKFECLHSGDENNLQSNPPSPTHLQLEKPSLSSTYGRSASDMDPQRSRSLVSILSNIENDKGWWAPFPEIRHEYMKDLQRGYLPKLGSITTHAVETTAYKLVTDEGARLRIPLGSDKYIVSDYEDEFSSIIACALASLKDLPIVGEDLGDDGRKYRGIDDKANESSQGIMRLFSLAPPHFSSSSSLDLEGIQSTQVSEQTRSLSFNGLDMLNSLVSFSTLHPEVSMGSGKLPGKRKYSVICLYASEFSHLRGQCCPSEVDYIASLSRCRKWDAKGGKSKSLFAKTLDDRFIIKEIQRTEFDSFLKFGPNYFQYMEQCYEKGNQTCLAKVLGIYQVIVRPTKSGKETRHDLMVMENLSFGRNITRQYDLKGALHARFNSAGNTAGNVLLDQNFVNDMNISPLYVGARSKRNLQRAVWNDCGFLNSVNVMDYSLLVGVDTQRRELVCGIIDYLRQYTWDKQVENWVKSSLVVPKNQLPTVLSPREYKKRFRKFIDTHFLSFPENWCSQRPSNPCILCGTGGSNATPESMSDDAKSKGQEEHRLDSSSTKSTAHGNQNDISA